Genomic segment of Bdellovibrio bacteriovorus:
AGCTTTGATGAAGAACTAAAGCTCAGCCTGGCTCAAGCATTGATCTGTCAGAATCGTTGGTTGGATTATCAGAAAGTGGCCGACACTGTCGTGATAAAACGGTCCCCGCAGCAAAAATTCTGGCAGGCCCTAGAGGTTGAAAAGTCCCTAGGTCAGAAAAGTCTTACAAAAGCGCAAGATGCCTTAGCAAATCTTAAGAAGTCTGACGAAAAGTATCCCGAATTATACTACTGGAATTGGAAATACGGCCAAACCCTTAAGAAAAACAACCCGGAAGAGGCTCAGAAATACGTGATGAGCTGCAAAAACATTTCAGCGAATCAGTATAGACAGTATATGATAGACCCCATGCTTTGCCGCCGCCTTGTTGAGGTGGAAGGAGAGCTAAAGGGGATGAATGGAACACCTGAATAAAATCCTTCTCATTAGTGGACTGCTTTTGACGTTCGCAGGTTGCGGCGTGAAAGGCCGTCCGTTGCCACCACTCAATCCCGCACCATTAGGTCGTGGAGAACCCACGTACAAAGAATCGCAGAAAAAACCTTTGCCCAAAGTTTTGCAACAAGATCAAGAAGACACATCGGTGAACGAGCCGGAGGAGCGATGAAAAAGCTTCTTCCGATCTCCATCATGAAAATGTCCGGAGCGGGAAATACCTTTGCCCTCATTGATGCACGTGAAAAATCCGACTGGAGAGATGTGGAAAACTCTTTGGGAAAGTCGCGAGCAGAGTTTGCAAAACTTGTTTGCGATCGTGTTTTGGGTTTAAGCACAGACGGATTTCTGCTTATTGAAAATGGCAGCGAAGGTTTTGATTACGACTGGGATTTTTATAACTCTGATGGTTCTACAGCAGAAATGTGTGGAAACGCGGCTCGCTGTGCTGCCCGCTTCTGTTACGAGTATCTGGGAAGTTCTGAAAATAAAGCCTGTTTGAAATTTAAGACCGGTGCGGGTTTGGTAACGGCGCAAATTCTGGGTGACGATGAAGTGCGTGTGCAAATGCCGGAAGCTCGTTTTGTAAAAGAAAGTATCGAGCTAAAAACAAAATCTAAAGGTGTTCAAAAGTTTGCTCTGGTGAATACCGGCGTTCCACATTTAGTACAAAAAATTTCGAATCTTGCAGAAGCTACGA
This window contains:
- a CDS encoding lipoprotein, which encodes MEHLNKILLISGLLLTFAGCGVKGRPLPPLNPAPLGRGEPTYKESQKKPLPKVLQQDQEDTSVNEPEER
- the dapF gene encoding diaminopimelate epimerase is translated as MKKLLPISIMKMSGAGNTFALIDAREKSDWRDVENSLGKSRAEFAKLVCDRVLGLSTDGFLLIENGSEGFDYDWDFYNSDGSTAEMCGNAARCAARFCYEYLGSSENKACLKFKTGAGLVTAQILGDDEVRVQMPEARFVKESIELKTKSKGVQKFALVNTGVPHLVQKISNLAEATTLKEMAREARSHADLKPAGANVTFYAEDSKGHINAVTFERGVEDYTLACGTGAVAAALVYSQLSSEKQIKVQMPGGLLSVVFDGKDTHPLMTGGAVFVGEFKYNLEVVG